The genomic interval GCACGTCCTTCTGCAAAAGGCGTGACCAGGGCGCTGCCCGCCTGCCCTCCTCCACCACATCCTTGTGGAGTGCCGCGAGTTCGGCGTCCACATCGCTGCGACCGCGCAAGAAGCGCAGGGCCGCGCGCGCTTTTTCCAGGAGGTTATGTCCCGCCAACCAGCGCGGACTCTCGGGCAGGATGAACATGCCCACCAGGAGAACCACACCCGGAATGGCCCCCAATCCCAACATCCAGCGCCAGCCATTGGTCACATCCGCCAGGGCATAATCCACCAGATAGGAAACAAAGATCCCAAAGGTGATGTAAAACTGGTTGATGGTGACTATGGCGCCACGCCAGTGCGCCGCCGACACCTCCGCCAGATACAGGGGCGTCAACATAGAGGAAACGCCGATGGCCGCCCCCACCAGAACGCGTCCGACAAAGAGCACCGGCACACTCTGAGCGATGGCCGCGAGTAGGGCGCCAAGAACAAACATCAAGGCGGTGATGATGAGCACCGTGCGGCGACCGAAGGCGTCGGAAAGTGCTCCGGCAAAGGCCGCGCCCACTGCCGCTGCGCCCAGGGCAATGGCCACGAAGAGTCCCTGCAAGGTGGAGTCCAGGTGGAAGGTATCCCGCAAAAACAACAGCACCCCGGCGACCACGCCGGTATCGTAGCCAAAAAGCAGACCGCCAAGTCCGGCAACGACGGCGATGAGAACGAAACGAAAATCCTTCTTTGGAGCTGGCAGCGTCTCCGATCCTGCCGCCGATGGTATGGTAGAATTCATGTTCTAGCTCCTTGACTGTCCAGCTGATGCGACAGTAGCTTCATTGCGCAAAGAAAAACCCGCGAAACCAAGCGCCGCGGGGGGATGTGATGGATTCCTGTCCGCCGCAGCAATCCATCGGAAACTTGGCCACAGATAGCCCAACAGAACCCAAAACAGCCATCCACTGGCGCGGTTGACTGTCTTTTGCCATCCATGGTGCGGAAATGAGGGGGGTGAATGTGCATTTGCGTCGCCTCCCGACGGCGCCCTTTGTTTAGGTATAGTTCGGCCTCACACCGCCTGCAAGGAGGACTGACGGATGGAATGTCCCATCCACTGGTCGCCGAGCCTGGCGGGTTGCCTGTGGTCACCCAAGAGATTGCCGCAAGAGGATTTGCAAGGTCCCTTAGCGTCTGGCCCCGGGGCTGGATCTTCGTCCTCCTCCTCTTCTTCCTGGGCCTGGCGGGCGCCCTCCTGCACAGCTCGGGGGGGGACGGGCTTGGCTGGACTCAGCTAAAGGGATCGACCCGTCCACAGTACGACCGCCTCTACAGGCGCTCTCGGCAAATCTGGGGCCGACGCAGGCTTTGGGATACAATGGGCCGAGTCTAACGGAGAACACACGTCCCATGGCCCAGTACGTTTTCACCATGAATCACCTGAGCAAGGTCGTCCCGCCCAAGCGGGTGCTGCTCAAGGACATTTCCTTGTCGTTTTTCCCCGGCGCCAAGATTGGCGTCCTCGGCCTCAACGGCGCGGGCAAGTCCACGCTCCTCAAGATCATGGCCGGCGAGGATCGTCAGTACGAGGGTGAAGCTAGCCCCATGCCGGGGCTCAAGATCGGCTATCTGCCCCAGGAGCCCCGCGTCGATCCGGACAAGACGGTTCGGGAAGTGGTGGAGGAAGGTCTGGGCGAGATCCTCGGCGCCCAAAAGGCTCTGGATGCCGTCTATGCCGCCTACGCCGAACCCGATGCCGACTTCGACGCCTTGGCAGCGGAACAAGCGCGGCTCGAGGCCATCCTCGCCGCCGGTGACGGCCACCAGGCGGAACAGCAGATGGAGATCGCCGCCGATGCCCTGAGGCTTCCCCCCTGGGAAGCGCGGGTGGGGCCGCTGTCCGGCGGCGAAAAGCGGCGGGTGGCGCTCTGCCGCCTGCTCATCAGCCGTCCCGACATGCTCCTCCTGGACGAGCCCACCAACCACCTGGATGCGGAGTCCGTGGACTGGCTGGAGCAGTATCTGCAGCGCTTTCCCGGTACCGTGGTCGCCGTCACCCACGATCGCTACTTCCTGGACAACGCCGCCGAGTGGATCCTCGAACTCGACCGCGGCCAGGGTATCCCCTGGAAAGGCAACTACTCTTCCTGGCTGGAGCAAAAAGAAAAACGCCTGGAGCAGGAAGCCAAGACCGAGGCCGCCCGCATCAAGGCCATGAAGCAAGAGTTGGAGTGGGTGCGGCAAAATGCCAAGGGCCGGCAGAGCAAGAGCAAGGCGCGATTGGCACGTTTTGAGGAACTCAGCTCCTACGAATACCAGGCCCGCAACGAAACCCAGGAGATCTTCATCCCCGTGGCCGAGCGCCTGGGCAATGAGGTCATCGAGTTTCGCGATGTGAGCAAAGGTTTTGGCGACCGCCTGCTCTTCGAGCATGTGGAGTTCAAGATTCCGCCGGGCGCCATCGTCGGCATCATTGGCCCCAACGGCGCCGGCAAATCTACCTTTTTCCGTCTGATCACTGGCGCCGAGCAACCGGACAGCGGTGCGGTGATCCTCGGCCCAACGGTACAGCTCGCCTACGTAGACCAGTCCCGCGAAGCCCTGGATGGTCGCAAGAATGTGTGGGAGGAAATCTCCGGCGGCTTGGATATCCTCAAGATCGGACGCTTTGAGATCCCCTCTCGCGCCTACTGCGGCCGCTTCAATTTCAAGGGCGCCGATCAGCAGAAGCTCGTCGGGCAACTCTCTGGCGGCGAGCGCGGCCGCCTGCATCTGGCCAAAACCCTCCTCACCGGCGGCAACGTGCTCTTGCTGGACGAGCCCTCCAACGACCTCGACGTCGAAACGCTCCGCGCCCTGGAGGACGCCTTACTGGAGTTTGCCGGAACCGTGCTGGTCATTTCCCACGATCGCTGGTTTCTGGACCGCATCGCCACCCACATCATTGCCTTCGAGGGCGACGCCCACGTCGAATTCTTTGCCGGCAACTACCAGGAGTACGAGGCCGACAAGCGGCGTCGGCTGGGCGATGAAGGTGCGCGACCGCACCGCTTGCGCTACAAGCCCATCGTGCGTTGAATACCAGGATCACCCACTCAGCCCCCCTGGGTGGGCGCTCCGGACCGCGCCATCGTGGTGCCAAAAGCCGACCGTCGGAGCACAGATGGGCGCATACCGGCAGAATCCGTTCCCTTTTTTACGGTGAAGCAGTTATTCCCAGAGCCCGCAACAGCGCCACGGTGTGATTGAGGGACAGGGTCTGGTTGGGATTGCGGCATTCGGAACGTTGCACCTTGCCGTGCATCTCTTGCTCTAGAATCGACGGACCGCGCAGAGGATCGATGAGGAGTATCTGCCGCCCGTCCCGAAGAAACTCGAGACTCGCGTCGCCGTTTGGGCTCATCTCGTAGCGCAGTTTCGTTCCCCCGCCTCCTGCGGCCAAAAGCTCCATGCGCCCTGCCTTATCGGCGCGCAGCACCTGGAGCCGCTCCGCGCCCTGGCCTTTGGCCGCAAGGCAGAGCGCCACCCTCTGCCGCGGTAAGCGACACTCCCACAGGGTAAGGGCCCCGGCGCCGCAGACTCGCGATGGCGGGTAGGTATCGGCAGAAGATGCTGCAGGCGTCTTGTTGGCGCTCATGAGCGTGCCTTCCGCCCACGCGGCCCCGGCGACGAAAGCCCCTCCCAGGACAGCCAAGAGCAACACGGGACGGATTAGGAAGGGGGGCCGAGCTGGTCTCATCGGACACGCTCGTAAATCAGAAAGCCATCCACATAATATTGCACCAACATCCCGCCTCGGGTTGGCTCCAGCAGGCGCACGAGGTGCCCTTTGCCCGCGCAGCGATTGGCAAAGCCGATGAGCAGCCATTGAGAGTCTTCCTTTCTATCGGTATCTGGCCGAAATAGCGGTTCCAGTGCCTTTAGCTGCTCGCGGCTCAGCGGCTTGCCATTCCAGGTTTTCAATCTGCCCTTCTTGAACTCCTCCAGGCTGGTATCTCCGTCCGCAAGGTAAGCGCCGGTCACCGACCAGCCCGTTTGGCTGTAGCCTCGGGGCGGTATTTCCAGCGGTTCCCAACGCGATAAATCTGCAGCTGGCTTGGCGGGGGTGCAGCCCTCGGTCCCGTATTCGGACATCAAGACCTTCGGATCCTTGCCCTCCAGCACAATCCGACCCGTTTTCCCCAGCACTTCCTGGGGCGCGTCTTTGGCCAACACCTCGAATCCATAGGTGGCGATGACCCGCCACTCGCCCGCCACGAGCTTGCGAATGGCCGCAGCGTCCTTTGGATGGGCGATGATCGTCCGGATGAGGGGCGGAAGGGGGATCGATGGGCGCCAGCCGCCGTCATCACCGCCATCGGCCCCGTGGGCTGGAGGCGAAACGATGATGATAAACGCCGAAAACAGCGCGAATCGCGCGAAGCGCGCCCGCCTCCATCCTCGGGTGAGAACATCATTGGCCTTTTTTGTACCCATCCCGCTCTCCTTTACGATAGACGCTCCGCAGGAACCAGAGATCGGCCACATTTGCGCACTGCGGCGGATGTTCTCGTCTGCCCGTCCAACCTGTGTTTAGCTCGCGAGTTGTTCCTCGATGCTACCCCACATATCGTCTAACTCTTTGGCGCGATACTGGGTGAGGCGCGCCTTGACGGCATTCACCTGGTCCGGCGCCAGGGTTTGGGCAAAAGCGGCGAAAGCATCGCGGTATCGTAACCATGAGCGTTGCGCCTCGGTCAACGCCCCGATTTCGCACGGCTCTGGATTCAAAGACTCCCTGCGCCTTTCAACCGCCTTGAGTTCCTGCCTCAATCGGCGGTAGGCGACATTCAAACCCTTATCCGCCCGGTCGAAGCCCACTTGGCTGTGGCACGATCTCTTGGCAAGGCATACAAGAATCCGAAGCGTCTCCTCCTTTTCATCCATCTCCTTAGAAAGAGTAAAGCCATACAGTTGTTTTAAGAGGCTGCTGAAAAAGTCGATGGTATAATGGGCAAAATGGCGCAGCGGGAGTTGGGAAGATGCGTGGAGCCAAGGTAGAGACCCAAGGGTTGTTCAGCTACGTTTCCCCGGAGCAACGGGTGCCCCAGGATCATCCGCTGAGAGCGATCCGGGCTATCGTGGGTCGCTCCCTGGCGGAGATGGATAGCCACTTCAGCACGATGTACTCGACCTACGGTCGCCCCTCCATTCCCCCGGAGTTTCTCCTGCGGGCACTACTGCTGCAGGTGTTTTACAGCATCCGCTCGGAACGGCAGCTAATGGAGCAACTCAACTACAACCTGCTGTTCCGTTGGTTTGTCGGTTTGGGAATGGACGACGAGGTCTGGGTGCCCACGGTCTTCACCAAGAATCGGGATCGATTGCTGGATCACGGGACGGTGCGGGAATTCTTCCGCTCCGTACTGGAACAGGCCCGCGGCCAGAATCTGCTTTCCGAAGAGCATTTCTCCGTCGATGGTACGCTGCTGGAGGCCTGGGCCTCGCAGAAATCCTTTCAGCCCAAGGATCCCGAGGATCGTAGCGGTGGTGGCTCCGACTTCCGGGGCCAGGAGCGCAGCAATGAGACCCACGCCTCGGTGACCGACCCCGATGCCCGGCTGTACAAGAAGGCTCCCGGAGAGGCGTCCCGTCTGGCCTACCTGGGTCATGTGCTAATGGATAATCGGCATGGATTGATTGCCGGGGAACAGGTGACCACCGCCGATGGCACGGCAGAAGTGGATGCCGCTACCCAATTGGTGGACGATCTGGGCGGGAACCAGCGCATCACCCTCGGCGCAGATAAGGGTTATGACCGCCACGGCTTCGTCCAGAATCTCCGGGATCGGAACGTGACCCCACATGTAGCGCGCAAGCGCAAAGGCTCGGCCATCGACGGGCGCACCACCCGCCACGCCGGTTACGCGATGAGCATCCACGTTCGGCGGCGGATCGAGTCCATCTTCGGCTGGATGAAGACGGTGGGAGGGATGCGGAAAACCCGATTCCGTGGTTTGGAACGGGTCGGTCTGCACTTTTCCTTGGTCACTGTCGCCTACAACCTGGTCCGCATGGCGCGACTGGGAGTGGCTTGATGGGATTCGTGCGTCCGGAATCCGTTCAAGGGCTACCCAAATCTGAGAAAAACAACAAAACAGCTGCGCCCGCGCCTGTTTCCCGGGGTCTTTTGACCGAATATCCCGATCAAAAGAGATTTTTCAATATTTTTTCAGCGACCTCTTAAACCCATCGCTGTAAACGGCGTAACGCAATCGTGCGATTGAAAATGTTCAAACTCTTCCCGTAAACGGGTAAAGGCTTTACGGCTTGCCGGCGGAAGGGTCACTTGATAACGTTTGAGAAAGGCCTCGACTTCGGCCTGAAACTCCGCCTGTGCGCGATCTTGCTCGTCTATTGGGGAGCTCACAGACCCATGGCCGCTCCCATACAAATCAAAGTATTTGGGCAGGATATGACCGTATTCTTTGACCTGA from Acidithiobacillus caldus ATCC 51756 carries:
- the ettA gene encoding energy-dependent translational throttle protein EttA; this translates as MAQYVFTMNHLSKVVPPKRVLLKDISLSFFPGAKIGVLGLNGAGKSTLLKIMAGEDRQYEGEASPMPGLKIGYLPQEPRVDPDKTVREVVEEGLGEILGAQKALDAVYAAYAEPDADFDALAAEQARLEAILAAGDGHQAEQQMEIAADALRLPPWEARVGPLSGGEKRRVALCRLLISRPDMLLLDEPTNHLDAESVDWLEQYLQRFPGTVVAVTHDRYFLDNAAEWILELDRGQGIPWKGNYSSWLEQKEKRLEQEAKTEAARIKAMKQELEWVRQNAKGRQSKSKARLARFEELSSYEYQARNETQEIFIPVAERLGNEVIEFRDVSKGFGDRLLFEHVEFKIPPGAIVGIIGPNGAGKSTFFRLITGAEQPDSGAVILGPTVQLAYVDQSREALDGRKNVWEEISGGLDILKIGRFEIPSRAYCGRFNFKGADQQKLVGQLSGGERGRLHLAKTLLTGGNVLLLDEPSNDLDVETLRALEDALLEFAGTVLVISHDRWFLDRIATHIIAFEGDAHVEFFAGNYQEYEADKRRRLGDEGARPHRLRYKPIVR
- a CDS encoding lysozyme inhibitor LprI family protein, with translation MDEKEETLRILVCLAKRSCHSQVGFDRADKGLNVAYRRLRQELKAVERRRESLNPEPCEIGALTEAQRSWLRYRDAFAAFAQTLAPDQVNAVKARLTQYRAKELDDMWGSIEEQLAS
- a CDS encoding sugar porter family MFS transporter; translation: MNSTIPSAAGSETLPAPKKDFRFVLIAVVAGLGGLLFGYDTGVVAGVLLFLRDTFHLDSTLQGLFVAIALGAAAVGAAFAGALSDAFGRRTVLIITALMFVLGALLAAIAQSVPVLFVGRVLVGAAIGVSSMLTPLYLAEVSAAHWRGAIVTINQFYITFGIFVSYLVDYALADVTNGWRWMLGLGAIPGVVLLVGMFILPESPRWLAGHNLLEKARAALRFLRGRSDVDAELAALHKDVVEEGRRAAPWSRLLQKDVRKPLIIGVGLAIFQQITGINAVIYFAPTIFQDAGLSSASVSILATVGVGAVNVIMTLVAMRLMDSWGRRKLLLWGLWGMLVSLVVIGIGFMVELHGALAYLIVIMVAAFVAFFAIGLGPVFWLLIAEIFPLAIRGRGASIATIANWVSNMVVSGVFLDLLLAIGRGPTFLLYGAMTVLAILFTLWIVPETKGRSLEQIESHLDAQPD
- a CDS encoding IS5-like element ISAtc5 family transposase, whose product is MRGAKVETQGLFSYVSPEQRVPQDHPLRAIRAIVGRSLAEMDSHFSTMYSTYGRPSIPPEFLLRALLLQVFYSIRSERQLMEQLNYNLLFRWFVGLGMDDEVWVPTVFTKNRDRLLDHGTVREFFRSVLEQARGQNLLSEEHFSVDGTLLEAWASQKSFQPKDPEDRSGGGSDFRGQERSNETHASVTDPDARLYKKAPGEASRLAYLGHVLMDNRHGLIAGEQVTTADGTAEVDAATQLVDDLGGNQRITLGADKGYDRHGFVQNLRDRNVTPHVARKRKGSAIDGRTTRHAGYAMSIHVRRRIESIFGWMKTVGGMRKTRFRGLERVGLHFSLVTVAYNLVRMARLGVA